A part of Desulfovibrio sp. Huiquan2017 genomic DNA contains:
- a CDS encoding class I SAM-dependent methyltransferase: MNIVEYLQSEKTRNSIVELIWSNRVQYHIFENVDKMRSAAAHSYNYFISQCVHNNQYISFTDLAIRHIKSIYDDLFRTIARLNLRSSIAEVEKIVIDHRAKLIAELKLCVQADDYKIQHALCSEYSGDFQWQILRLDEQKLIEPILDVGCGEKNHLVKQLRLAGYVDVFGVDQYANSDRSIICGNWLDLKFKKGTFGAIIAHMSFSNHFARQIFLGSAKQSIYAQKYHEILESLKEGGRFMYTPALEKIESDVDLNRFDIKYYSNTCDRNLDTVHVVKV; this comes from the coding sequence AACAGAGTTCAATATCATATTTTTGAAAATGTGGATAAAATGCGAAGCGCAGCAGCTCATTCGTATAATTATTTTATTTCACAATGCGTTCATAATAACCAATATATATCGTTCACAGATTTAGCAATACGTCATATAAAAAGCATATACGATGATCTTTTCCGCACCATTGCAAGACTCAACTTACGAAGCTCAATTGCAGAGGTGGAAAAAATCGTGATTGATCATCGGGCCAAGCTGATTGCGGAATTGAAACTCTGTGTACAAGCAGATGACTATAAAATACAGCACGCCTTGTGCAGTGAATATTCAGGTGATTTTCAATGGCAGATTCTCAGGCTGGATGAACAGAAATTAATTGAACCAATTCTTGATGTAGGCTGTGGCGAAAAGAATCATCTTGTCAAACAACTAAGACTGGCAGGATATGTAGATGTATTTGGTGTAGATCAATATGCGAATTCAGATAGGTCGATTATTTGTGGTAATTGGCTTGATCTTAAATTTAAAAAGGGCACATTTGGTGCTATTATTGCGCACATGTCGTTTTCTAATCATTTTGCGCGGCAAATATTTTTGGGTAGTGCGAAGCAATCAATATATGCACAAAAATATCATGAGATATTGGAGAGCTTAAAAGAGGGCGGGCGTTTTATGTATACTCCGGCTCTTGAAAAAATAGAATCTGATGTGGATTTGAATAGATTTGATATAAAATACTATAGCAATACATGCGACAGGAATCTTGACACAGTACATGTCGTAAAGGTGTAA